A window from Bos mutus isolate GX-2022 chromosome 1, NWIPB_WYAK_1.1, whole genome shotgun sequence encodes these proteins:
- the SON gene encoding LOW QUALITY PROTEIN: protein SON (The sequence of the model RefSeq protein was modified relative to this genomic sequence to represent the inferred CDS: inserted 1 base in 1 codon), with protein sequence MATNIEQIFRSFVVSKFREIQQELSSGRSEGQLNGETNTPIEGNQAGDAAASARNLPNEDIVQKIEEVLSGVLDTELRYKPDLKEASRKSRCVSVQTDPTDEIPTKKSKKHKKHKNKKKKKKKEKEKKYKRQSEESESKPKSHHDGNIESDSFLKFDSEPSEMALEHSVRAFGLYDTSESPAVVLEPPVVSMEVSEPHILETLTPATKHTELSVASTSVVSMPSEQSVAVMLEPSTTKILDSFATAPVPTTTVVLKSSEPVVTVSVECQMKSVQKSLESTPPEPSKIMLLEPPVAKVLELSETLVSSETPTEVHPEPSTSTAMDFPESSAIEVLRLPEQPVEGPSEIADSSMTRPQEMLELPKTTALELQESSVASVMELPGPPATSMPELQGPPVTPVLELPGPSATPAPELPGPLSTPVPELLGPPATAVPELAGPSVTSVPQLSQELSGLPAPSMGLEPPQEVPEPPVMAQELPGLPAVTTAVELPGQPVVTVAMELTEQPVTTTELEQPVGMTAVEHPGQPEVTTATGLLGQPEAAMVLELPGQPVATTALELSGQPSVTGVPELPGLPSATRALELSGQPVATGALELPGQLMAAGALEFSGQSGAAGALELLGQPLATGVLELPGQPGAPELPGQPVATVALEISVQSVVTTELSTMTVSQSLEVPSTTALESYNTVAQELPTTLVGETSVTVGVDPLMAQESHMLASNTMETHMLASNTMDSQMLASNTMDSQMLASNTMDSQMLASSTMDSQMLATSSMDSQMLATSSMDSQMLATSSMDSQMLATSSMDSQMLATSSMDSQMLATSSMDSQMLATSSMDSQMLATSSMDSQMLATSTMDSQMLATSSMDSQMLASGTMDSQMLASGSMDAQMLASGTMDAQMLASSTQDSAMLGSKSPDPYRLAQDPYRLAQDPYRLGHDPYRLGHDAYRLGQDPYRLGHDPYRLTPDPYRMSPRPYRIAPRSYRIAPRPYRLAPRPLMLASRRSMMMSYAAERSMMSSYERSMMSYERSMMSPMAERSMMSAYERSMMSAYERSMMSPMAERSMMSAYERSMMSAYERSMMSPMADRSMMSMGADRSMMSSYSAADRSMMSSYSAADRSMMSSYTADRSMMSMAADSYTDSYTDTYTEAYMVPPLPPEEPPTMPPLPPEEPPMTPPLPPEEPPEGPVLAAEQSALTAENTWSAEVPALPPEESVSLPEPPVSQSEIAEPLAVTANYSVSASEPSVLASEADVTVPEPQLEPESSVMSTPVESAAGAEEHEMVAERPVTYMVSETPTTSAEPTVLTSEPSVMSETAETYDSMRASGHTASEVSMSLLEPAVPIAEPSQSTVDLPAMAVPEHPAGIVSETSTVAVPEPQAEAVLDPPAAAVQDPPAVAVLDPPAEAVPEPLALSEPEHVTVAMPVVSTLEPTVPILEPVVSILQPNVIVSEPSSCVQESTVTISEPPVTVSEQTQVIPAETVVESTAVILESSVTKGMNLLSGDQSIASEIGLQEIAMHSEEEPRAEGLLKSGSNETENCISTDLNINNHLIAQEMECSTVSAASTGAIGEIGEEAVLPTSETKQCTVLDTCPSVSETELGGTLSSVGPVVLESEAVGTGKDLEFGTASALSSVSKYDGEVSLTTQDTEHDMVISTSPSGGSEADIEGPLPAKDIHPDLSNNFINKDAEGSLPVQESDQMLAAAISPKESSGEDKEVSLTTKEILSDSGFPASIDDINEADLVRPLLPKDMERLTNLRAGIEGPLLPSEVERDKSAASPVVISIPERASESSSEEKDDYEIFVKVKDTHEKSKKNKNRDKGEKEKKRDSSLRSRSKRSKSSEHKSRKRTSESRSRARKRSSKSKSHRSQTRSRSRSRRRRRSSRSRSKSRGRRSVSKEKRKRSPKHRSKSRERKRKRSSSRDNRKTGRARSRTPSRRSRSHTPSRRRRSRSGGRRSFSISPSRRSRTPSRRSRTPSRRSRTPSRRSRTPSRRSRXPSRRSRTPSRRRRSRSVVRRRSFSISPVRLRRSRTPLRRRFSRSPIRRKRSRSSERGRSPKRLTDLNKAQLLEIAKANAAAMCAKAGVPLPPNLKPAPPPTIEEKVAKKSGGATIEELTEKCKQIAQSKEDDDVIVNKPHVSDEEEEEPPFYHHPFKLSEPKPIFFNLNIAAAKPTPPKSQVTLTKEFPVSSGSQHRKKEADSVYGEWVPVEKNGEENKDDDNVFSSNLPSEPVDISTAMSERALAQKRLSENAFDLEAMSMLNRAQERIDAWAQLNSIPGQFTGSTGVQVLTQEQLANTGAQAWIKKDQFLRAAPVTGGMGAVLMRKMGWKEGEGLGKNKEGNKEPILVDFKTDRKGLVAVGERAQKRSGNFSAAMKDLSGKHPVSALMEICNKRRWQPPEFLLVHDSGPDHRKHFLFRVLINGSAYQPSFASPNKKHAKATAATVVLQAMGLVPKDLMANATCFRSASRR encoded by the exons ATGGCGACCAACATCGAGCAGATTTTTAGGTCTTTCGTGGTCAGTAAATTCCGGGAAATTCAACAGGAACTATCAAG TGGAAGGAGTGAAGGACAGCTCAATGGTGAAACAAACACACCTATTGAAGGAAACCAGGCAGGTGATGCAGCTGCCTCTGCCAGGAACCTACCAAATGAAGACATAGTTCAGAAGATAGAGGAAGTACTTTCTGGGGTCTTAGATACAGAATTACGATATAAGCCAG acTTGAAGGAGGCATCCAGAAAAAGTAGATGTGTGTCTGTCCAAACAGATCCTACTGATGAAATTCCTACCAAAAAGTCGAAGAAgcataaaaagcacaaaaataaaaagaagaaaaagaagaaagaaaaggagaaaaagtataaaagacaGTCAGAAGAATCCGAGTCAAAGCCGAAATCACATCATGATGGGAACATAGAGTCGGATTCCTTTTTGAAGTTTGATTCTGAACCTTCAGAGATGGCACTGGAGCATTCTGTAAGAGCATTTGGCCTGTATGATACCAGTGAATCTCCTGCAGTTGTGCTTGAACCTCCTGTAGTCTCGATGGAGGTCTCAGAGCCACACATCTTAGAAACTTTGACGCCAGCTACAAAACATACAGAACTGTCAGTTGCATCTACGTCAGTAGTCTCAATGCCGTCAGAGCAGTCTGTGGCAGTAATGCTGGAACCATCCACAACAAAGATTCTGGATTCCTTTGCAACAGCACCAGTGCCTACAACAACAGTAGTGCTAAAGTCATCTGAGccagtggtaacagtgtcagtGGAGTGTCAGATGAAATCTGTGCAGAAATCTTTGGAGAGCACACCTCCAGAGCCATCAAAGATCATGTTGCTAGAGCCTCCAGTAGCAAAAGTGCTAGAGCTATCAGAAACTCTTGTGTCATCAGAGACACCTACTGAGGTGCACCCTGAGCCAAGCACGTCAACAGCAATGGATTTTCCAGAGTCGTCAGCAATTGAAGTGCTAAGATTGCCAGAGCAGCCTGTAGAAGGACCGTCAGAGATTGCAGATTCATCCATGACACGACcgcaggagatgctggagctGCCCAAGACCACAGCGTTGGAGCTGCAGGAGTCGTCGGTGGCCTCAGTGATGGAGTTGCCGGGGCCACCTGCGACCTCCATGCCGGAGTTGCAGGGGCCCCCTGTGACTCCAGTGCTGGAGTTACCTGGGCCCTCTGCTACCCCGGCGCCAGAGTTGCCAGGGCCCCTTTCTACCCCAGTGCCTGAGTTGCTAGGGCCCCCTGCGACAGCAGTGCCCGAGTTGGCGGGGCCCTCTGTGACATCAGTGCCACAGTTGTCACAGGAATTGTCAGGGCTTCCAGcaccatccatggggttggagCCACCACAGGAGGTACCAGAGCCACCTGTGATGGCACAGGAGTTGCCAGGGCTGCCTGCAGTGACAACAGCAGTAGAGTTGCCAGGGCAGCCTGTGGTAACAGTAGCAATGGAGTTGACCGAACAACCTGTGACGACGACAGAATTGGAGCAGCCTGTGGGGATGACAGCGGTGGAACATCCTGGGCAGCCTGAGGTGACAACGGCAACAGGGTTGCTGGGGCAGCCTGAGGCGGCAATGGTGCTGGAGTTGCCGGGACAGCCGGTGGCAACGACAGCGCTGGAGTTGTCAGGGCAGCCTTCGGTGACTGGGGTGCCAGAGTTGCCAGGGCTGCCTTCGGCAACTAGGGCGCTGGAGTTGTCGGGGCAACCTGTGGCAACTGGGGCACTGGAGTTGCCTGGGCAGCTCATGGCAGCTGGGGCACTGGAGTTCTCGGGGCAGTCTGGGGCAGCTGGAGCACTGGAGCTTCTGGGGCAGCCTTTGGCAACAGGGGTGCTGGAGTTGCCAGGGCAACCTGGGGCGCCAGAGTTGCCTGGGCAGCCTGTGGCAACTGTGGCGCTGGAGATCTCTGTTCAGTCTGTGGTGACAACGGAGCTGTCAACGATGACCGTGTCGCAGTCCCTGGAGGTGCCCTCGACGACAGCGCTGGAATCCTATAATACGGTAGCACAGGAGCTGCCTACTACATTAGTGGGGGAGACTTCTGTAACAGTAGGAGTGGATCCCTTGATGGCCCAAGAATCCCATATGTTAGCTTCTAACACCATGGAGACCCATATGTTAGCATCCAACACCATGGACTCCCAAATGCTAGCGTCCAACACCATGGACTCTCAAATGCTAGCATCCAACACTATGGACTCCCAGATGTTAGCCTCTAGCACCATGGACTCCCAGATGTTAGCAACCAGCTCCATGGACTCCCAGATGTTAGCAACCAGCTCCATGGACTCTCAGATGTTAGCAACCAGCTCCATGGACTCTCAGATGCTAGCAACCAGCTCCATGGACTCCCAGATGTTAGCAACCAGCTCCATGGACTCCCAGATGTTAGCAACCAGCTCCATGGACTCCCAGATGTTAGCAACCAGCTCCATGGACTCCCAGATGTTAGCAACCAGCTCCATGGACTCCCAGATGTTAGCAACCAGCACCATGGACTCCCAGATGTTAGCCACTAGCTCTATGGACTCCCAGATGTTAGCATCTGGCACTATGGACTCTCAGATGTTAGCTTCTGGCTCCATGGATGCTCAGATGTTAGCGTCTGGTACCATGGATGCCCAGATGTTAGCATCTAGTACCCAAGATTCTGCTATGTTGGGTTCAAAATCTCCTGATCCCTACAGGTTAGCTCAGGATCCTTACAGGTTAGCTCAGGATCCGTATAGGTTAGGTCATGACCCTTACAGGCTAGGTCATGATGCCTACAGGTTAGGGCAGGACCCCTATAGATTAGGCCATGATCCCTACAGACTAACTCCTGATCCCTATAGGATGTCACCTAGACCCTATAGGATAGCACCCAGGTCCTATAGAATAGCTCCCAGGCCATATAGGTTAGCACCTAGACCCCTGATGTTAGCATCTAGACGTTCTATGATGATGTCCTATGCTGCAGAACGTTCCATGATGTCATCTTATGAACGCTCTATGATGTCTTATGAGCGGTCTATGATGTCCCCTATGGCTGAGCGTTCTATGATGTCCGCCTACGAGCGCTCTATGATGTCAGCCTATGAGCGCTCTATGATGTCCCCTATGGCTGAGCGCTCTATGATGTCAGCTTATGAACGCTCTATGATGTCAGCCTACGAGCGCTCCATGATGTCCCCAATGGCTGACCGATCTATGATGTCCATGGGTGCTGACCGGTCTATGATGTCATCGTACTCTGCTGCTGACCGGTCTATGATGTCATCGTACTCTGCAGCTGACCGATCTATGATGTCATCTTATACTGCTGATCGTTCAATGATGTCTATGGCAGCTGATTCTTACACCGATTCTTATACTGATACATACACGGAGGCATATATGGTGCCACCTTTGCCTCCTGAAGAGCCTCCAACAATGCCACCATTGCCACCTGAAGAGCCACCAATGACACCACCATTGCCTCCTGAGGAACCACCAGAGGGTCCAGTGTTAGCCGCTGAGCAGTCAGCATTAACAGCTGAAAATACATGGTCTGCTGAGGTGCCAGCATTACCTCCTGAAGAGTCTGTATCGCTGCCTGAACCTCCTGTGAGTCAAAGTGAGATTGCGGAGCCTTTGGCAGTGACTGCTAATTATTCAGTGTCAGCATCGGAGCCTTCAGTGTTAGCATCAGAGGCTGACGTGACTGTTCCAGAACCACAGCTAGAGCCAGAGTCTTCAGTTATGTCAACACCTGTAGAGTCTGCTGCTGGAGCAGAAGAGCATGAAATGGTTGCAGAGAGACCAGTGACTTACATGGTGTCTGAAACTCCCACAACATCAGCTGAACCAACTGTGTTAACATCAGAGCCTTCTGTTATGTCAGAGACAGCAGAAACTTATGATTCCATGAGGGCTTCAGGACACACTGCCTCAGAGGTATCTATGTCTCTGCTGGAGCCAGCAGTACCTATTGCAgagccatcacagagcactgtaGATCTGCCAGCCATGGCTGTTCCAGAGCACCCAGCTGGGATTGTTTCAGAGACATCAACCGTGGCTGTCCCAGAGCCACAGGCTGAGGCTGTCCTAGACCCTCCAGCTGCAGCTGTCCAGGACCCTCCAGCTGTGGCTGTCCTGGACCCACCAGCTGAGGCTGTACCAGAGCCCCTGGCCTTGTCTGAGCCAGAGCATGTTACTGTTGCTATGCCAGTTGTCTCTACCCTGGAGCCTACTGTGCCTATTCTGGAACCAGTGGTGTCCATCCTTCAACCTAATGTGATTGTTTCAGAACCATCTAGTTGTGTCCAAGAGTCCACTGTGACAATTTCAGAGCCTCCTGTCACTGTCTCAGAGCAAACTCAAGTAATACCAGCTGAGACAGTTGTAGAGTCTACAGCAGTAATATTAGAATCTAGTGTTACAAAAGGAATGAATTTACTATCTGGTGATCAAAGTATTGCTTCAGAGATTGGCCTGCAGGAGATAGCCATGCATTCAGAGGAAGAGCCACGTGCTGAAGGACTCCTGAAGAGTGGCTCTAATGAAACTGAAAATTGTATAAGTACAGACCTTAACATAAATAATCACTTAATTGCTCAAGAGATGGAATGTAGCACAGTGTCTGCTGCCAGCACTGGTGCTATTGGTGAAATTGGTGAAGAGGCAGTTTTGCCTACCAGTGAGACTAAACAATGCACAGTATTGGATACCTGTCCTAGTGTTAGTGAAACTGAGCTAGGAGGAACTCTGTCTTCTGTTGGTCCCGTTGTCCTTGAATCTGAAGCAGTGGGAACTGGTAAGGATCTTGAATTTGGCACAGCatctgctctcagttcagttagtAAATATGATGGTGAAGTATCTTTAACTACTCAAGATACTGAACATGACATGGTAATTTCCACCAGTCCCAGTGGTGGCAGTGAAGCTGACATAGAGGGACCTTTGCCTGCTAAAGACATTCATCCTGATTTATCTAATAATTTTATCAACAAGGATGCAGAAGGATCATTACCTGTACAGGAGAGTGACCAGATGTTAGCAGCTGCTATCAGTCCTAAGGAAAGTAGTGGAGAAGATAAAGAAGTATCTCTCACTACTAAAGAGATATTGTCTGATTCAGGATTTCCTGCCAGCATTGATGATATTAATGAAGCTGATTTAGTGAGACCATTACTTCCTAAAGACATGGAACGTCTTACAAACCTTAGAGCTGGTATTGAAGGACCTTTACTTCCGAGTGAGGTGGAACGGGATAAATCTGCTGCCAGTCCAGTTGTAATTAGTATACCAGAAAGAGCTTCAGAGTCGTCTTCAGAGGAAAAAGATGATTATGAAATTTTTGTAAAGGTTAAGGACacacatgaaaaaagcaagaaaaataagaacCGTGACAAAGgcgagaaagagaagaaaagagactcTTCATTAAGGTCGAGAAGTAAACGTTCCAAGTCTTCTGAACACAAATCTCGAAAACGCACCAGTGAATCTCGTTCTAGGGCAAGGAAGAGATCATCTAAGTCCAAGTCTCATCGCTCTCAAACACGTTCGCGGTCACGGTCAAGACgcaggaggaggagcagcaggTCAAGATCAAAGTCCAGGGGAAGGCGATCTGTATCAAAAGAGAAGCGCAAAAGATCTCCAAAGCACAGATCCAAgtccagggaaagaaaaagaaaaagatcaagcTCCAGGGATAACCGGAAAACAGGTAGAGCTCGAAGTCGCACCCCAAGTCGTCGGAGCCGGAGTCATACTCCGAGTCGTAGGAGAAGATCCAGATCCGGGGGGAGAAGGAGCTTTAGCATTTCCCCTAGCCGACGGAGCCGCACCCCAAGCCGAAGGAGCCGCACCCCAAGCCGAAGGAGCCGCACCCCAAGCCGACGGAGCCGCACCCCTAGCAGACGGAGCC ACCCGAGTCGACGGAGCCGGACCCCGAGCCGTCGGAGAAGATCAAGATCTGTGGTAAGAAGACGAAGCTTCAGTATATCACCAGTCAGATTACGGCGATCACGAACACCCTTGAGAAGAAGGTTTAGCAGGTCTCCAATCCGTCGCAAACGATCCAGGTCTTCAGAAAGAGGCAGATCACCTAAACGTCTCACAGATTTGA ATAAGGCTCAGTTACTTGAAATAGCCAAAGCTAATGCAGCTGCCATGTGTGCTAAGGCTGGTGTTCCTTTACCACCAAACCTAAAGCCTGCACCCCCACCTACAATAGAAGAGAAAGTTGCTAAAAAGTCAGGAGGAGCTACTATAGAAGAACTAACTGAG aaatgcaaacagaTTGCACAGAGTAAAGAAGATGATGATGTAATAGTGAATAAGCCGCATGTTTCggatgaagaggaagaagaaccTCCTTTTTATCATCATCCCTTTAAACTCAGTGAACCCAAACCCATTTTTTTCAATCTGAAT ATTGCTGCAGCAAAGCCAACTCCACCAAAAAGCCAGGTAACATTAACAAAAGAATTCCCTGTATCATCTGGATCGCAACATCGGAAAAAAGAAGCAGATAGTGTTTATGGAGAGTGGGTCCCTGTAGAGAAAAACggtgaagaaaacaaagatgatgatAATGTTTTCAGCAGCAATTTGCCCTCTGAG